AAAGCGATTAAGCTCCATAGAAGCGTTGCCGGTCACCATTGGAGCAAAGTACTTACCTCTTTCAAACCTCTTCACATAATCTGCAATACTAGAATCCCCTTGCTTAATTTCCAAAAATTCCTGCGCTAGCTTGTTTCTTGTGCTCAAAGTAAAATACTTGCCATAGAAAACCTCTTTAAATTCCTCCCATGAGATGTTGTTAAGATCAAGCGCTGCCTTAGCACCCTGCCACCAAATTCTAGCGTCATCCCTCAGCATAAACGTGGTACACCTGACCCTTTCCACCTCTGAAATCTGCATTAACTCGAAGATAGTTTCCATAGCCTGTACCCACTCTTCAGAAACAATAGGATCTGAACTGCCCTTGAACTCAGCTGGCTTAAAGGTCATGAACTGCTTGTACGCAGGGGCTTGCCCTCCCTCCTGGTTGTTGTGAGTACTACTATGATTATTATTCTGAAATATTGCCCTCATTTGCTCCCCTTGAAGACGATTCTGCTCCTTCAAGGTCTCAATTAATCCTGTCAAAAGTGTATTCTGATCTTGCTCTGTTGCTGCAGAAGATGATGAAGACTGGGCCTTGGCAGCTTTCCCCATTATCTTAGATCTAAAATCACATATAGACCCTAAGAAAATCTTAGCATATTTTCAAACCATATACACTGAATTCTTATTCTCTATCATCGATCCTAATATCACATTTAATCACATAAAACTTACAAACATTTGAAGGCGAGATCTTGGAGATGAATCTGTAGGAGCCGGAGTGTGGAAGTGCTAAGGATCGCGAccgttgctctgataccaactgtGGCGTCCCTGCTCATAGATTAATAACTACTACTCAACATGCATCTATATTTAACTTTAAGAGCCCTAGATGAAGCCATATACACCTGTTctgttcaaaaatatattttatatatacatgctGCATCAAACAGCAACAAGTACTACAAAAGGATGGCCTATAACCCATCATGCAAACATGTTTCTGTACAAGTATTATACACATGCAACATTAGACAGCAAGAAAAGGACCCAAAATAAAAGCCAAGTGTTGATACAAAAGACAAGTAAATCTACAGcctcggtccctccttccacacttCCTCCCACAACTTGCACCTCTCCAAGCCTCATTCCTTCAAGTGTACAAAAGCTAAGGCtgggtacctacaccacacacaaCATAATGAGTCTAAAGACTCagcaagtaattaattaatgtaaaaccTGCTGAAATGCTTTGCTTTTAAAAGAGATAGTTGTATGCAAAAAAGATTCATACTTTCAAAGAGATGATCAGTCCATAAAAGCCATATgcatgtttataaaaatatgagttAATGGGCCTGTACAGTAACATCTTGAGCCATGTTTGACCCTACACCattcagagctgatcctgaagGCTAGGAATCTGTTTGAGCCATATTTGGAAAAGGCACAATTAGGAGTCCATCCCTAAAAGCCCTAAACCTGTTTGGACCATCGTTGGGTTGGGCAGCAATAAATAGAGCTCATGATAAATATTCTATTCCCATAATAAATTCAGCCAGTACATGTGGAATTGGCTGACTAGAGCTCATGCCAGCCAGCCTCCTCCCTTATCCGTCAATACTCATTCATCCATCATAGTATATGCCCATGTATGCATAAAACTTAAGggtttatgttttataaaagtttatactTAACAAATCAAGAAACCCTAGTATTTTCTGGAAAAGATGATGACTATTGTTATGCTTGATAAAACAGTATGTTTATAAACCAGATTGGTCCATAAAACCCATGTTATgccataaaaacatatatttcaaacatatataaaatctgGGCAGAAAGTACTTGATATAAATAGCTATGTGTGAGTTTTAAGAGTGATTTTGAGAAAAACTTGCCTTAAATTTCGAAATTGGATCAAGAAGATAGGATTTGTTAGGGTTTCTCTTGCTTCTCTTCAAAGATCCTATGTTTGgattatagagagagaaattgaaatttgctaaggaagaaaataaatggCTAAGGGTTATATTTAAAGGGCTGATATGCAAGGTGGATTGCATGCAGCTAGGCTAAATGGAAAGCATGCAAATGGTTGTTGTGGAGTGTTTTTAGGATGCCATGTGTCCAATTTAATTAATAGGCAAGTTGGTTTAATTATTGACTAATGAGggaattaattaggattaaacTTATCCTAATTATTCTAGTGGGTCCCCTAACATGGGTCCATGCAACTTgctgtatttaattaaaatttgccTAAGTACAAATTATCAGCCTCTTGTATCCTATGTCCCTTATATATTCTGGgctacatatataatttaacacatataaattatattccaGTTCTGCCTAGCAGCAGCAAGCCTATTCCTAGCATAATTGTGAGCCTCTTCTACATGGGTCTTTCTACAAACTGTCCCATAATATAATTAGCACAGCCTTTTTATATTTCCGTccttagtaataataatataagtttctTCCTAAAATGAcccataaataaatacataagggTGAACAATTCCAGAATTGCACCCTTGACCCTACTAGACTTTCCTAACAGAAAAAGATGAGTTTGGGCATAACACAAAGAGTGCTTGAAATTGTCGGGAGGGAAGCGGATGGGGGCCGGCGATGCACCACGGTCGGATGTAGAACGGTTAATATCTGGTCTACCAATCGTCTCGTGGTGTGGACCAGTGCCGATTGAGACGGAGGCCAAAGCCCGAGCTGTTGTTACGCTTGTGGACACGCCTTCGTCCCGATCGTTTTTGCAGCGTGAGCCTTTTGGCGTGCCTCGGCATCTTCATGCTTCAAGCACTGGCCTGTGGGCTCCCCATTCGACCCGTCTTGAAACACGGACCAAGGAGTCTGACATGTGTGCGAGTCAACGGGCGAGTAAACCCGTAAGGCGTAAGGAAGCTGATTGGCGGGATCCCCTTGTGGGTTGCACCGCCGACCGACCTTGATCTTTTGAGAAGGGTTCGAGTGTGAGCATGCCTGTCGGGACCCGAAAGATGGTGAACTATGCCTGAGCGGGGCGAAGCCAGAAGAAACTCTGGTGGAGGCCCGAAGCGATACTGACGTGCAAATCGTTCGTCTGACTTGGGTATAGGGGCGAAAGACTAATCGAACCATCTAGTAGCTGGTTCCCTCTGAAGTTTCCCTCAGGATAGCTGGAGCTCGAATGCGAGTTCTATCAGGTAAAGCCAATGATTAGAGGCATCGGGGGCGTAACGCCCTCGACCTATTCTCAAACTTTAAATAGGTAGGACGGTACGGCTGCTTTGTTGAGCCGTGCCACGGAATCGAGAGCTCCAAGTGGGCCATTTTTGGTAAGCAGAACTGGCGATGCGGGATGAACCGGAAGCTGAGTTACGGTGCCCAACTGCGCGCTAACCTAGATCCCACAAAGGGTGTTGGTCGATTAAGACAGCAAGACGGTGGTCATGGAAGTCGAAATCCGCTAAGGAGTGTGTAACAACTCACCTGCCGAATCAACTAGCCCCGCAAATGGATGGCGCTTAAGCGCGCGACCTATACTCGGCCGTCGGGGCAAATGCTAGGCCCCGATGAGTAGGAGGGCGCAGCGGTCGCCGCAAAACCTAAGGCGTGAGCTTGGGCGGAGCGGCCGTTGGTGCAGATCTTGGTGGTAGTAGCAAATATTCAAATGAGAACTTTGAAGGCCGAAGAGGGGAAAGGTTCCATGTGAACGGCACTTGCACATGGGTTAGTCGATCCTAAGGGTCGGGGGAACCCCGACAGATAGCGCATTTCGCGCGTACTCCGAAAGGGAATCGGGTTAAAATTCCTGAACCGGGACGTGGCGGCTGACGACAACGTTAGGAAGTCCGGAGACGTCGGCGGGGGCCTCGGGAAGAGTTATCTTTTCTGTTTAACAGCCTGCCCACCCTGGAAACGGCTCAGCCGGAGGTAGGGTCCAGCGGCTGGAAGAGCACCGCACGTCGCGTGGTGTCCGGTGCGCCCCCGGCGACCCTTGAAAATTCGGAGGACCGAGTGCCTCCCACGCCCGGTCGTACTCATAACCGCATCAGGTCTCCAAGGTGAACAGCCTCTGGTCGATGGAACAATGTAGGTAAGGGAAGTCGGCAAAATGGATCCGTAACTTCGGGAAAAGGATTGGCTCTGAGGGCTGGGCACGGGGGTCCCAGTCCCGAACCCGTCGGCTGTCTGCGGACTGCTCGAGCTGCTTTCGCGGCGAGAGCGGGTCGCTGCGTGCCGGCCGGGGGACGGACTGGGAACGGCTCCTCACGGGGCCTTCCCCGGGCAGTGAACAGTCAACTCAGAACTGGTACGGACAAGGGGAATCCGActgtttaattaaaacaaagcATTGCGATGGTCCTTGCGGATGCTAACGCAATGTGATTTCTGCCCAGTGCTCTGAATGTCAAAGTGAAGAAATTCAACCAAGCGCGGGTAAACGGCGGGAGTAACTATGACTCTCTTAAGGTAGCCAAATGCCTCGTCATCTAATTAGTGACGCGCATGAATGGATTAACGAGATTCCCACTGTCCCTGTCTACTATCCAGCGAAACCACAGCCAAGGGAACGGGCTTGGCAGAATCAGCGGGGAAAGAAGACCCTGTTGAGCTTGACTCTAGTCCGACTTTGTGAAATGACTTGAGAGGTGTAGTATAAGTGGGAGCCGAAAGGCGAAAGTGAAATACCACTACTTTTAACGTTATTTTACTTATTCCATGAATCGGAGGCGGGGCAATGCCCCTCTTTTTAGATCCAAGGCCTACTTCTGTAGGCCGATCCGGGTGGAAGACATTGTCAGGTGGGGAGTTTGGCTGGGGCGGCACATCTGTTAAAAGATAACGCAGGTGTCCTAAGATGAGCTCAACGAGAACAGAAATCTCGTGTAGAACAGAAGGGTAAAAGCTCGTTTGATTCTGATTTTCAGTACGAATACGAACCGTGAAAGCGTGGCCTAACGATCCTTTAGATCTTCGGAATTTGAAGCTAGAGGTGTCAGAAAAGTTACCACAGGGATAACTGGCTTGTGGCAGCCAAGCGTTCATAGCGACGTTGCTTTTTGATCCTTCGATGTCGGCTCTTCCTATCATTGTGAAGCAGAATTCACCAAGTGTTGGATTGTTCACCCACCAATAGGGAACGTGAGCTGGGTTTAGACCGTCGTGAGACAGGTTAGTTTTACCCTACTGATGACAGTATCGCAATAGTAATTCAACCTAGTACGAGAGGAACCGTTGATTCGCACAATTGGTCATCGCGCTTGGTTGAAAAGCCAGTGGCGCGAAGCTACCGTGCGTCGGATTATGACTGAACGCCTCTAAGTCAGAATCCGGGCTAGAAGCGATGCACACGCTCGCCACTCGTTTGCCGACCAGCAGTAGGGATCTATGATCCTCAAAGGCACGTGTCGATGGCTAAGTCTTCCGGGTGGATGCGCTCGGAAGGCCGCTTTGAAGTACAATTCCTATCGAGTGACGGGTAGAATCCTTTGCAGACGACTTAAATATGCGACAGGGTATTGTAAGCGGCAGAGTGGCCTTGCTGCCACGATCCGCTGAGATTCAGCCCTTCGTCGCTCAGATTCGTCCCTCCCTCTCAATCCCTTCTTAAAGAGGGACTGAACTTCTGAGGTTGAATATACACttctttttgtaaattttacCAAGTACAAAAAAATTTTCCATGTAAAGTTAGCCagggaccgagtgaagttgttgtttggctaagtcaggaccgcgagaaatgttggctggctaagtcaggaccgagtgaagttgttgtttggctaagtcaggaccgagtgaagttgttgtttggctaagtcaggaccgcgagaaatgttggctggctaagtcaggaccgagtgaagttgttgtttggctaagtcaagaccgcgagaaatgttggctggctaagtcaggaccgtgtgaagttgttgtttggctaagtcaggaccgcgagaaatgttggctggctaagtcaggaccgagtgaagttgttgtttggctaagtcaggaccgcgagaaatgttggctggctaagtcaggaccgcgagaaatgttggttggctaagtcaggaccgagtgaagttgttgtttggctaagtcaggaccgtgagaaatgttggctggctaagtcaggaccgcgagaaatgttgtttggctaagtcaggaccgtgagaaatgttggttggctaagtcaggaccgcgagaaatgttggttggctaagtcaggaccgtgagaaatgttgtttggctaagtcaggaccgcgagaaatgttggctggctaagtcaggaccgcgagaaatgttggctggctaagtcaggaccgtgagaaatgttggctggctaagtcaggaccgcgagaaatgttggctggctaagtcaggaccgtgagaaatgttggctggctaagtcaggaccgcgagaaatgttggttggctaagtcaggaccgtgagaaatgttggatggctaagtcaggaccgtgagaaatgttggatggctaagtcaggaccgtgaaatgttgtctgctggcaagtcaggaccgtgagaaatgttggatggctaagtcaggaccgtgaaaaaTGTTGgatggctaagtcaggaccgtgaaatgttgtctgctggcaagtcaagaccgtgagaaatgttggatggctaagtcaggaccgtgaaatgttgtctgctggcaagtcaggaccgtgagaaatgttggctggctaagtcaggaccgtgagaaatgttggatggctaagtcaggaccgtgaaaaaTGTTGgatggctaagtcaggaccgtgaaatgttgtctgctggcaagtCTGGACCGTGAGAAATATTGgatggctaagtcaggaccgtgaaatgttgtctgctggcaagtcaggaccgtgagaaatgttggctggctaagtcaggaccgtgacaaatgttggctggctaagtcaggaccgtgaaatgttgtctgctggcaagtcaggaccgtgaaatgttgtctgctggctaagtcaggaccgtgaaatgttgtctgctggctaagtcaggaccgtgaaatgttgtctgctggcaagtcaggaccatgaaatgttgtctgctggctaagtcaggaccgtgaaatgttgtctgctggcaagtcaggacc
This window of the Impatiens glandulifera unplaced genomic scaffold, dImpGla2.1, whole genome shotgun sequence genome carries:
- the LOC124917180 gene encoding uncharacterized protein LOC124917180, coding for MGKAAKAQSSSSSAATEQDQNTLLTGLIETLKEQNRLQGEQMRAIFQNNNHSSTHNNQEGGQAPAYKQFMTFKPAEFKGSSDPIVSEEWVQAMETIFELMQISEVERVRCTTFMLRDDARIWWQGAKAALDLNNISWEEFKEVFYGKYFTLSTRNKLAQEFLEIKQGDSSIADYVKRFERGKYFAPMVTGNASMELNRFLEGLNATIRMNVRFSNPSSIRETIDRALMVEKDRQRCQRSPKSNIR